Proteins found in one Zea mays cultivar B73 chromosome 1, Zm-B73-REFERENCE-NAM-5.0, whole genome shotgun sequence genomic segment:
- the LOC100277063 gene encoding uncharacterized protein LOC100277063 (The RefSeq protein has 1 substitution compared to this genomic sequence), with translation MGQQEEVAAVQKPPAAAVVFTWEPVVTVTAKRPEGGVGDTTAVITPAGSPTTKAARRLAVPPPPGRAAARSLSSRAGGRAVRPEDDPFLAAYLACTKSGSRGGGGXGDAGGTGTGTGTGAPRQRQGWSRFAWARLGLSCKSSAGAVERSMVKLAKRPEAVDPRDA, from the coding sequence ATGGGGCAGCAGGAGGAAGTAGCGGCCGTGCAgaagccgccggccgccgccgtgGTCTTCACGTGGGAGCCTGTCGTCACCGTCACCGCCAAAAGGCCGGAAGGCGGCGTCGGGGACACCACCGCCGTCATCACGCCGGCGGGGAGCCCGACGACGAAGGCGGCGCGGCGGCTCGcggtgccgccgccgccgggccggGCCGCGGCGAGGAGCCTGTCGTCGAGGGCCGGCGGCCGCGCCGTGCGGCCGGAGGACGACCCGTTCCTGGCCGCGTACCTGGCGTGCACCAAGAGCGGCAgcagaggaggaggagggggcggGGACGCCGGTGGCACCGGCACCGGCACCGGCACCGGCGCGCCGAGGCAGAGGCAGGGCTGGAGCCGGTTCGCGTGGGCGCGCCTCGGCCTTTCCTGCAAGAGCTCCGCCGGCGCCGTCGAGCGGAGCATGGTGAAGCTGGCCAAACGGCCGGAGGCGGTGGACCCTAGAGATGCTTGA